In Plodia interpunctella isolate USDA-ARS_2022_Savannah chromosome 9, ilPloInte3.2, whole genome shotgun sequence, a single genomic region encodes these proteins:
- the LOC128672680 gene encoding homeobox protein Hox-B3a-like: protein MSVPKSIVSDVVYCDTSDHQWVQEPSPNIPQTVMESDLYELSPQNPPTNGSPPAYHPPNGLPTNGTNGVNGINYMPSNTAGSYDRNATQQNANAGLPNGLLNGMRALNIPNHNVSNVMIRSNGMNMITNANGYINAANPRYLSRPTSWVTPTKSINGVKKQKRNRTAFTSQQMMELEQEYARTRYLDRTRRIELSEILHLNERTIKIWFQNRRMKEKKDRAESLEDSEEVSTTESSPELGMSGSVPMPLLIHEQYPATVTNDVYGRGTYVDYQPSPSPMVPAQLVPNVNDYSEYISAEAYDAQCRQQLQLQVQHQVQPSAYPMYNELEAVHTEPSTSQPDSCPPAPTSAPEQNWDLSWIRSMQIDEEF, encoded by the exons ATGTCTGTACCGAAGTCCATCGTCTCCGATGTGGTTTACTGCGACACCAGCGACCACCAGTGGGTGCAAGAACCCAGTCCCAATATCCCACAGACTGTTATG GAATCGGATCTCTACGAGTTGTCTCCCCAGAATCCACCTACAAACGGGTCTCCGCCTGCTTACCATCCTCCTAATGGTTTACCTACTAATGGAACAAATGGTGTTAATGGTATTAACTATATGCCTAGCAACACAGCTGGATCATATGACAGAAACGCAACACAACAAAACGCAAACGCTGGTCTACCTAACGGACTACTTAACGGGATGAGGGCACTCAACATTCCAAATCATAATGTGAGCAATGTGATGATACGATCAAACGGGATGAATATGATCACCAATGCAAATGGTTATATCAATGCCGCCAACCCACGGTATCTATCCAGGCCCACGTCATGGGTTACACCAACTAAATCTATCAACGGAGTTAAGAAACAGAAACGAAACCGCACCGCCTTCACCAGCCAGCAAATGATGGAATTGGAGCAAGAATACGCAAGAACTCGTTATTTGGACCGCACGCGACGAATTGAACTTTCAGAAATTCTTCACTTAAATGAAAGAACAATCAAAATATGGTTTCAAAATCGAAGAATGAAGGAAAAGAAAGACAGGGCTGAAAGCCTTGAGGACTCGGAGGAAGTGAGCACAACGGAATCTTCTCCAGAATTGGGAATGTCTGGGAGCGTGCCCATGCCATTGCTCATACACGAGCAATATCCAGCCACTGTCACAAACGACGTCTACGGTCGAGGAACGTACGTTGATTATCAGCCATCTCCTTCGCCAATGGTTCCAGCACAGCTGGTTCCTAATGTAAATGACTATTCGGAGTATATTTCAGCCGAAGCGTATGATGCGCAGTGCAGACAGCAGCTACAGCTTCAAGTACAGCATCAAGTTCAACCATCAGCGTATCCAATGTACAATGAACTGGAGGCGGTACACACAGAGCCGTCAACTTCTCAGCCTGATAGTTGTCCCCCAGCTCCCACTTCGGCACCAGAACAAAACTGGGATCTCTCGTGGATTCGAAGTATGCAAATTGATGAAGAGTTTTGA